A window of the Acidithiobacillus thiooxidans ATCC 19377 genome harbors these coding sequences:
- a CDS encoding FGGY-family carbohydrate kinase has translation MPTYLGIDFGTSGLRGVIIDENLNKIASAALPYPGCPSESLTDSQGWLQGLEMLAQQLRSIHTRAWSAIKAMSLDGTSGTLLLSDRRGNVLGPVLAYSDQRAAAQAQQLKQQWPEGGICLSPASSLSKLLWLRCHLHNFSEAHYVHHQADWVAAHLTNHWGISDRGNVLKMGLDAQQMKYPEKMLNILKTADIDPAILPKVVHEGISIGTLDKSWAQRLGLSTAVQIRAGCTDSVAAATAAGLYMPGTALSSLGSSLAFKVVHGKPINTMGLYSHYLGDFCLVGAASNAGASILLQHFQREQMRALESSLHPAYPSAALLYPLASSGERFPIQAPTWPGSTIPSGQNAETFQMLLEGLSYIEAWGYDVMEKAEVSIQGPIKTVGGGSMNAAWMQMRAHILNRPVEITVDTEAAKGSALIAAAADLGGLKILGQTPVQPGRIFYPAADAVERYAPYVQKFQEKFSRLSD, from the coding sequence ATGCCCACTTATCTGGGAATAGATTTTGGAACGTCCGGCTTGCGCGGCGTAATTATTGATGAAAATCTCAACAAGATAGCCAGTGCCGCCCTTCCCTACCCGGGCTGTCCGTCTGAAAGTTTGACCGATAGCCAGGGATGGTTGCAGGGACTGGAAATGCTGGCGCAACAATTGCGATCCATTCATACCCGGGCCTGGTCTGCCATCAAGGCCATGAGTCTGGATGGGACCTCTGGAACCCTCCTGCTCAGTGACCGACGGGGTAATGTTCTGGGTCCAGTATTGGCCTATTCAGATCAACGGGCTGCAGCACAGGCACAACAGTTGAAACAGCAATGGCCAGAAGGGGGAATTTGTCTATCCCCTGCCAGCTCCCTGAGTAAACTCCTGTGGTTACGCTGTCATCTCCATAATTTTTCGGAGGCGCATTACGTACATCATCAGGCGGACTGGGTGGCTGCGCATCTCACCAATCACTGGGGGATTTCGGATCGGGGCAATGTTCTGAAAATGGGTCTGGATGCTCAACAGATGAAATATCCGGAGAAAATGCTCAATATCCTGAAAACTGCAGATATTGATCCGGCAATATTACCGAAAGTGGTGCATGAAGGGATCAGCATCGGCACGCTGGATAAATCATGGGCTCAAAGGCTGGGCTTGTCCACAGCAGTCCAGATTCGCGCCGGTTGTACAGACAGCGTTGCAGCGGCCACTGCGGCTGGTTTATATATGCCCGGCACAGCCCTGAGCAGCCTTGGTTCATCCCTGGCTTTCAAGGTCGTGCATGGCAAACCAATAAATACAATGGGTCTTTATAGCCATTATCTGGGTGATTTTTGCCTGGTTGGCGCGGCATCCAATGCCGGAGCAAGTATCCTGCTGCAGCATTTTCAGCGAGAACAAATGCGGGCGCTGGAATCCTCCCTTCATCCGGCATATCCCAGCGCTGCCTTATTGTATCCTCTGGCCAGCAGCGGAGAACGCTTCCCGATCCAGGCGCCTACATGGCCGGGAAGTACCATTCCCAGCGGACAAAATGCCGAGACTTTTCAGATGTTGCTGGAAGGACTCAGCTATATTGAAGCCTGGGGCTATGACGTCATGGAAAAAGCGGAGGTGAGCATTCAGGGGCCCATAAAAACGGTGGGGGGTGGCAGTATGAATGCTGCCTGGATGCAAATGCGTGCCCACATTTTGAATCGGCCTGTAGAAATCACAGTGGACACTGAGGCGGCAAAAGGATCTGCTCTCATTGCTGCGGCTGCCGATTTGGGGGGCTTAAAAATATTGGGGCAGACACCCGTCCAACCGGGAAGAATATTTTATCCTGCAGCAGATGCCGTAGAGCGTTATGCACCTTATGTTCAAAAATTTCAGGAAAAATTTTCCCGACTTTCTGATTAA
- a CDS encoding DUF481 domain-containing protein — protein sequence MRFLFNKWSVWMVMMAFSSVTVQAMADEPAVSPLVISKSEFAKKPEWSGSVGLGLSSSTGTSQALNLNTDDALLWHRGLWSNQSRLLYNYATSQGEVSADRLDVSNQTRYDIALQQYLFANLNYHRNHFDGYYYRADETLGYGHFFVLNQVSHLRLEAGAGVRQSHPIGGVYSTHPIARLYGKYLWKFSPHAHLSEAVDAILADNGANTYNSIFTVVSPLYGPLNLRLAFIATYNAKVQPGFRPMNTLTTINLAYNF from the coding sequence ATGCGTTTTCTGTTCAATAAATGGTCTGTCTGGATGGTTATGATGGCGTTTTCCAGCGTTACAGTGCAGGCCATGGCCGATGAACCGGCGGTAAGTCCTTTGGTTATATCCAAAAGTGAATTTGCAAAAAAACCAGAGTGGTCTGGCTCTGTGGGTTTAGGTTTAAGCAGTAGTACAGGAACCAGTCAGGCGCTGAATCTCAATACGGACGACGCGTTACTCTGGCATCGCGGTTTGTGGTCGAACCAGAGTCGGCTTCTGTATAACTATGCGACTTCTCAAGGAGAAGTCAGCGCCGATCGCCTGGATGTCAGCAACCAGACCCGCTATGACATTGCCCTGCAGCAATATTTGTTTGCGAATCTCAATTATCATCGCAACCATTTTGACGGGTACTATTATCGTGCTGATGAAACCCTGGGTTATGGACACTTTTTTGTTCTGAATCAGGTTTCTCATCTGCGTCTTGAAGCGGGTGCCGGTGTGCGTCAATCCCACCCCATTGGTGGAGTGTATAGCACGCATCCCATTGCCCGTCTCTATGGAAAATATCTCTGGAAATTCAGTCCACATGCACATTTATCAGAGGCCGTAGATGCCATTTTGGCGGATAATGGAGCGAATACCTATAATTCGATTTTTACTGTGGTCAGTCCGTTATATGGACCGTTGAATCTGCGTCTTGCCTTTATTGCAACGTACAATGCGAAAGTTCAACCTGGTTTTAGGCCGATGAATACCTTGACTACTATCAATCTGGCCTATAACTTTTAA
- the queF gene encoding preQ(1) synthase, giving the protein MPSQPSKSLERFPNPHPERDYVVHMDMPEFTCLCPLTGQPDFAHFMLDFIPDQHNVELKSLKLYLWSFRDEGAFHEAMSNRIADDIIQLIQPRYLRLLGRWYVRGGISTDLLIEHRQPGWDNPDILGQLPGVQWTRQQPGY; this is encoded by the coding sequence ATGCCCAGTCAACCCAGCAAAAGTCTGGAACGATTTCCCAACCCCCATCCCGAGCGGGATTATGTGGTGCATATGGATATGCCGGAGTTTACCTGCCTCTGTCCACTGACCGGACAGCCCGATTTTGCGCACTTTATGCTCGATTTCATTCCTGACCAGCATAATGTTGAACTTAAATCCCTGAAGCTGTATCTCTGGAGTTTTCGCGATGAAGGCGCTTTTCACGAGGCCATGAGTAACCGGATTGCTGACGATATTATTCAACTGATTCAGCCGCGTTATCTGCGCCTTCTGGGCCGCTGGTATGTGCGTGGAGGCATCAGCACCGATTTGCTCATCGAACATCGCCAGCCCGGCTGGGATAACCCGGATATCCTCGGGCAGTTGCCCGGTGTGCAATGGACCCGGCAGCAGCCCGGTTACTGA
- a CDS encoding superinfection immunity protein gives MLQWMTESPAGFVALLVVAFIVMLGVYLLPALLAWIMACPQRMTISLLNVFLGWTVIVWIAVLVWALASGKAERFDEDPVVRKEPWLR, from the coding sequence ATGCTACAGTGGATGACCGAAAGCCCTGCAGGTTTTGTTGCACTGCTTGTTGTTGCCTTTATTGTAATGCTGGGTGTGTATTTGTTACCGGCTCTGCTGGCCTGGATAATGGCCTGTCCGCAGCGGATGACTATTTCATTGCTGAATGTTTTTCTAGGTTGGACTGTGATTGTCTGGATAGCGGTACTGGTTTGGGCTTTGGCTTCTGGCAAAGCTGAGCGTTTTGACGAAGATCCGGTTGTCAGAAAGGAACCCTGGTTGCGCTAG
- a CDS encoding tetratricopeptide repeat protein codes for MSGAEHGYGPDQYRLGLAYAAGDGVAQNFSEAAHWWRKGAYNINPQAELMLGEAYAHGWGVPRDIDKAIHWWKAAARYGPPEVASRAQLLLDSAL; via the coding sequence ATGTCCGGGGCCGAGCATGGTTATGGACCGGATCAATATCGTCTGGGACTGGCTTATGCTGCGGGGGATGGTGTCGCTCAGAATTTCAGTGAGGCCGCACACTGGTGGCGTAAAGGTGCCTACAACATCAATCCTCAGGCGGAACTCATGTTGGGTGAAGCCTATGCTCATGGCTGGGGAGTACCCCGCGATATAGACAAGGCTATTCACTGGTGGAAAGCTGCCGCGCGCTATGGCCCGCCAGAAGTAGCCAGCCGCGCCCAACTCCTGTTGGATTCAGCATTATAA
- a CDS encoding AAA family ATPase, with product MSELKQKGKTKVDATAPSVDQEKFPLVIFTVGTAASGKSSWAISMQAKHPALRIIILERDMIRVALQEAETGQPFSWGEWNPAWESKVQWLWEQRVHDAVKQCDVLIMADTHLDAVELQKKATWLRELGVTDFTLKYFQALPLTDLLRRDQGRTHPVGGEALREHLKKIVAEDRYWAAIEGI from the coding sequence ATGAGCGAGCTTAAGCAAAAGGGAAAAACTAAAGTGGACGCCACGGCCCCATCCGTCGATCAGGAAAAATTCCCCCTGGTCATTTTTACGGTCGGAACCGCCGCTTCGGGCAAAAGCTCGTGGGCAATTTCCATGCAGGCAAAGCATCCTGCCTTGCGTATTATCATCCTGGAACGGGACATGATTCGGGTGGCCTTGCAAGAGGCTGAGACCGGTCAACCCTTTTCCTGGGGCGAATGGAATCCGGCCTGGGAAAGCAAGGTACAATGGCTTTGGGAGCAACGGGTTCACGATGCAGTCAAACAATGTGATGTGTTGATTATGGCAGATACCCATCTGGACGCCGTGGAACTACAAAAAAAGGCCACCTGGTTACGGGAGTTGGGCGTCACGGATTTCACCCTGAAGTACTTTCAGGCTTTGCCGTTAACGGATCTCCTGCGCCGGGATCAAGGCAGAACCCATCCTGTGGGTGGTGAAGCTCTGCGCGAACATCTTAAAAAAATTGTTGCGGAAGATCGCTACTGGGCTGCTATTGAAGGGATTTGA
- a CDS encoding alkaline phosphatase family protein, protein MSVISSIFAGLLYNLPSALANPLDRQVLSAVQLDAQNKANYTAILPTGRSATPVGTINGTPNFPTMVAAYGDDVAVLANGATPFQTITFYDGKTLQRIDRLAAFSKVAPAQAMAFATPGGSGIAINPQHAGAAGVVYVPEEDASLKTAQAKASLAAESNPKVISTSVLSHSDFFQGLAAGPDGTFYATGGNSDQVVALRNIQGKITVIHQYSLQWQAFPKDQYPYQYQGNHQKKYLFYPDSVVVGPENKHLYVTGMLANSLARINIATGKTEYVNVGAYPFAVTLADSGQHLVVSDWAGNGVVVLNRQSMQVLGEIPTGPAVGSSTVAAGVHPTAMVAVPNSPNVFVADANIDKVVEVDTKNLRPLQVIDDSPYPDAPPGSYPDGLAVADGRLYVANAGNNDVAVYDIHTGKRLGLIPTAWYPTSLSIANDALYISCAKGLGSGPNLQSQWIGNMMHGVIQKVALKDIPAHLAEWTKTALHNDGFTLEQRNVRNKENVKTTAYLRKHIHYVVFILRENKTFDEDLGDYKPAGKWADPHFDLYNQKELPNLYNLAGHYALLANFMADGEVTAQGHQWTDGASDSDVVQRLWPEYYSNRGLLWNAGPGGTSSLKPKAAGAHNPYVIYQPLGDHTNPWISYPEKLYLFNDLLQHHVSFEDFGENVTRRRDGVIRAGLLQHMDVRYPYWNRMILDTDREKLAEQWLKSHPGAKFPHFIYIWLPDDHTAGLSPCYYTPDYYVANNDYATAKFVHYLSTTPQWKHMAIFLSEDDAQSGADHINGHRTLALVISPWVRKGMLNTQLDSQVNIVKTIEATLDLPPMSQWDANASVIGDIWTDHPDFAPTPAVLPIQVPVSFNAGKCSNRTLLRREAGATGHILTAKWLKAHTDPHGQHLAPVSTESAYTPTSLLKVSGPEQLKQEWIASKGVKSYEHFMAYLHHYAQVHGTTIASYEANEGKLH, encoded by the coding sequence ATGAGTGTTATCAGTAGTATCTTCGCAGGGCTGCTCTACAACTTGCCATCCGCCTTGGCTAACCCACTTGATCGACAAGTATTGAGTGCGGTTCAGCTTGACGCACAAAACAAAGCAAATTATACCGCCATCTTACCCACCGGACGCAGCGCAACACCGGTTGGTACTATCAACGGCACACCAAATTTCCCTACGATGGTAGCCGCTTATGGGGATGATGTTGCTGTGCTGGCTAATGGTGCAACACCTTTTCAAACTATTACATTTTATGACGGAAAGACGCTTCAGCGGATTGATCGTCTGGCCGCTTTTTCTAAAGTCGCACCGGCTCAAGCAATGGCTTTTGCAACTCCCGGCGGTAGTGGAATCGCTATCAATCCACAACATGCGGGTGCGGCAGGGGTGGTTTATGTGCCCGAGGAAGACGCTTCATTGAAAACTGCCCAAGCCAAAGCTTCACTTGCTGCTGAAAGCAATCCGAAAGTGATTTCCACATCCGTTCTCTCGCACAGCGACTTTTTCCAGGGATTGGCTGCAGGTCCGGATGGTACTTTCTACGCTACCGGGGGGAATTCTGATCAAGTAGTGGCTTTGCGCAACATTCAGGGAAAAATTACGGTTATTCATCAGTATTCCTTACAGTGGCAGGCTTTTCCAAAGGATCAGTATCCCTATCAGTATCAGGGCAACCACCAGAAGAAATATCTGTTTTATCCGGACTCTGTGGTGGTTGGTCCTGAAAATAAGCACCTCTATGTCACGGGCATGCTCGCCAATAGCCTGGCACGTATCAATATCGCTACCGGCAAAACCGAATATGTCAATGTCGGCGCTTATCCCTTTGCGGTGACCCTGGCCGACAGTGGTCAGCACTTGGTAGTCAGCGACTGGGCGGGTAACGGCGTTGTCGTTCTCAACCGGCAAAGCATGCAGGTTCTGGGCGAAATCCCCACCGGTCCGGCGGTCGGCTCCTCGACAGTGGCGGCGGGTGTGCATCCCACCGCAATGGTTGCCGTACCGAATAGTCCCAACGTTTTTGTCGCCGACGCAAATATTGACAAGGTGGTAGAAGTGGACACTAAAAATTTGCGGCCATTACAGGTAATAGATGACAGCCCTTATCCTGACGCTCCTCCGGGCAGCTATCCGGACGGGCTTGCCGTTGCCGATGGCAGACTTTATGTTGCCAATGCAGGTAACAACGATGTAGCGGTGTATGACATCCACACCGGGAAGCGTCTGGGACTGATTCCTACAGCCTGGTACCCGACCAGTCTGAGCATAGCGAACGATGCGCTGTATATCAGTTGCGCCAAAGGCCTGGGCTCCGGACCCAATCTGCAAAGCCAGTGGATTGGCAACATGATGCACGGCGTGATCCAGAAAGTGGCTCTCAAGGACATCCCGGCCCACCTTGCTGAATGGACAAAGACGGCTTTGCACAATGATGGTTTTACTTTGGAGCAGCGCAACGTCCGCAATAAGGAAAATGTCAAAACTACCGCCTATCTGCGTAAGCATATTCACTACGTTGTATTTATTCTCCGTGAAAACAAGACATTTGATGAGGATTTAGGAGATTATAAACCGGCTGGGAAATGGGCAGATCCGCATTTTGATTTATATAATCAGAAAGAATTACCGAACTTGTATAATTTGGCCGGACATTATGCCTTGCTGGCCAATTTCATGGCCGACGGGGAAGTCACCGCGCAAGGCCACCAATGGACTGATGGTGCCTCGGATTCAGATGTTGTTCAACGCCTGTGGCCAGAATATTATTCCAATCGTGGTTTGCTCTGGAATGCAGGTCCCGGCGGCACATCTTCTCTAAAACCCAAAGCAGCGGGCGCACACAATCCCTATGTTATTTATCAACCGTTGGGCGATCACACTAATCCATGGATCAGCTATCCTGAAAAGCTTTATTTATTTAATGATCTTTTACAGCATCATGTCAGTTTTGAGGATTTTGGCGAAAACGTGACACGTCGCCGGGATGGTGTCATTCGTGCTGGCTTGCTGCAGCACATGGATGTTCGCTATCCCTATTGGAACAGGATGATCCTGGATACAGACCGAGAGAAACTGGCAGAACAATGGCTCAAATCACATCCGGGCGCGAAATTTCCGCATTTCATTTATATCTGGTTGCCGGATGATCATACTGCCGGTTTGTCCCCCTGCTATTACACGCCAGACTATTATGTGGCCAACAACGACTACGCCACGGCCAAATTTGTCCATTATCTGTCTACGACCCCGCAATGGAAACATATGGCAATTTTTTTGAGTGAGGATGACGCACAGTCCGGTGCTGATCATATTAATGGCCATCGGACATTGGCGCTGGTTATCAGCCCCTGGGTCAGAAAGGGCATGTTGAACACGCAACTGGACTCCCAGGTGAACATAGTCAAAACCATTGAAGCGACTCTGGATCTGCCGCCCATGTCCCAATGGGATGCCAATGCTTCGGTCATTGGAGATATCTGGACTGACCATCCGGATTTCGCGCCGACACCAGCGGTACTTCCCATACAGGTGCCAGTCTCTTTTAATGCCGGTAAATGCAGCAATCGAACATTATTGCGTAGAGAGGCCGGAGCCACGGGTCATATTCTGACTGCCAAATGGTTGAAGGCACATACCGATCCACACGGGCAACATCTGGCGCCGGTAAGTACGGAGAGTGCCTACACCCCTACTTCGCTACTCAAGGTCAGCGGGCCGGAGCAGTTGAAGCAGGAGTGGATCGCCAGTAAGGGTGTCAAGAGCTATGAACATTTTATGGCTTACCTTCATCATTATGCGCAAGTTCATGGAACGACCATTGCCAGCTATGAGGCCAACGAAGGCAAACTCCATTAA
- a CDS encoding cation diffusion facilitator family transporter encodes MHQHDTSARCESRQDGHDHQHPHSGHHHGHHHHAPKSFGRAFSIGIFLNVVFVLAEAVFGVLGHSLALLADAGHNLSDVLGLVMAWGASALALRPPSQRYTYGLRSSSILAALSNSLFLLVVTGGIAWEAIERLLHPSPVDSRVVIAVAALGVLINTGTALLFLSGRKGDLNIKAAFLHMAGDAFISLGVVLAGIVMLFMHRYWLDSTVSLIISALIILATWSLLKEAARLVLHGVPDNIDTDAVRRYLRGLPDVAAVHDLHIWAMSTTETALTAHLVMPQGFPGDGFLSDIATTLREQFAIVHPTLQVETGDTEHPCALEPEQQV; translated from the coding sequence ATACACCAGCATGATACGTCAGCGCGCTGCGAATCCCGACAAGATGGGCATGATCACCAGCATCCTCATTCCGGGCATCACCACGGCCATCACCATCATGCGCCCAAAAGTTTCGGGCGGGCCTTTTCCATTGGCATTTTCCTGAATGTGGTCTTTGTGCTCGCAGAAGCCGTATTTGGCGTGCTGGGTCATTCACTGGCTTTGCTCGCCGATGCTGGCCACAACCTGAGTGACGTACTGGGCCTGGTGATGGCCTGGGGTGCCAGCGCCTTGGCCTTGCGGCCTCCATCACAGCGCTACACTTATGGCTTGCGTAGTAGCTCCATTCTGGCAGCACTCTCGAATTCTCTGTTTCTGCTGGTTGTGACTGGTGGCATTGCCTGGGAGGCCATAGAACGCCTGCTTCATCCCAGCCCGGTAGACAGCCGGGTAGTCATTGCCGTTGCTGCCCTGGGAGTACTGATCAACACCGGTACGGCCCTGCTGTTTTTGTCCGGGCGCAAGGGTGACCTGAATATCAAAGCGGCCTTCTTGCACATGGCCGGGGATGCGTTTATTTCTCTGGGTGTCGTGCTGGCAGGAATCGTCATGCTGTTTATGCACAGGTACTGGCTGGATTCAACCGTCAGTCTCATTATCAGCGCCCTGATTATTCTGGCCACCTGGTCTTTGCTGAAAGAAGCTGCCCGCCTCGTTTTGCACGGGGTCCCGGACAATATTGATACTGATGCCGTGCGCCGCTATTTGCGCGGCCTTCCAGATGTGGCGGCCGTACATGATTTGCATATCTGGGCCATGAGCACCACCGAAACTGCCCTGACAGCACACCTGGTTATGCCTCAAGGTTTTCCCGGCGATGGGTTTTTATCGGACATTGCTACGACACTCCGGGAACAGTTCGCCATCGTTCATCCTACCCTGCAAGTAGAAACCGGAGATACCGAACACCCCTGCGCTCTGGAACCAGAACAGCAGGTCTAA